From a region of the Papilio machaon chromosome 26, ilPapMach1.1, whole genome shotgun sequence genome:
- the LOC106717831 gene encoding xanthine dehydrogenase/oxidase gives MSEFKLSGVLAFLSAKDIPGSNNFVPLNIEGALVPEEILCERNVKYYNQPIGIIVAETEKIANRAALLVKAKYKNVKKQPVFTIREVLDREPERVTVFIVYPARDRGLNVQRIMKGSNDIFDQYHYHMETQSCVTKPSEDGIDVVAATQWPDQVHVAISQVLNIEQSRINLTVPRLGGAYGAKLSRNCLIACACALTTYLTNRPCRFIMSMQANTRIIGKRNPCMVDYEVGVSDTGEVQYLEYHLYSDNGCIVGDPILLFGISAVKNCYDNRRWSYKLFNVTTDTASNTYARSPGELEAIAMTEHIMERISYELDRDPLEVRLKNLNPQYSDLAEIVAMLVEESEYNKRKEEVNAFNKLNRWKKRGLRVAMMSWPASTVMDFHVQLTVYHGDGSVVIRHGGIDMGQGINTKVAQTVAYVLQIPLHKVKIKPTEVSATPNTIITGGSRTTHAVCFGVTKCCQLLLDRLSTVRETLNDPTWELLIQTAYLRGINLQTSYRVTPNDEEIFRVPGAVVVEVELDILTGEHDISRVDILQDAGFSINPEIDIGQIEGAFMMATGYWTCEHLIYDKKTGELLTDRAWNYHVPLAKDIPIDFRVKLRPNSFNPVGVLGARTTTEPPMCLAVSVAFALRAAIVSSREETGYPRTEWFHLDGPFTLEKNVLKADVNLKEFCGCR, from the exons ATGTCAGAATTT aaACTATCCGGCGTTCTAGCATTCCTATCGGCAAAAGATATCCCTggatcaaataactttgtgCCTCTCAATATTGAAGGTGCGTTGGTTCCCGAAGAAATTCTCTGTGAACGAAATGTTAAGTATTACAATCAACCAATAGGAATCATCGTAGCTGAAACAGAGAAGATAGCTAACAGAGCTGCTTTGTTGGTCAAAGCAAAGTACAagaacgtaaaaaaacaaccagTTTTTACAATAAGGGAAGTATTAGACAGAGAGCCTGAACGGGTAACAGTTTTTATAGTCTACCCTGCTAGGGACAGAGGATTGAATGTGCAAAGGATTATGAAAGGATCCAATGATATATTCGATCAATATCATTACCACATGGAGACGCAGTCGTGTGTCACCAAGCCCAGTGAGGACGGCATTGATGTGGTCGCTGCAACACAATGGCCTGATCAGGTACACGTCGCAATATCACAGGTGTTGAATATCGAACAAAGCAG AATTAATCTGACAGTACCACGTCTGGGCGGTGCGTACGGTGCTAAATTGTCTCGCAACTGTCTTATCGCCTGCGCGTGCGCTCTCACCACATACTTGACCAACCGACCTTGCCGCTTCATAATGTCTATGCAGGCCAATACAAGAATTATTGGTAAACGGAATCCTTGTATGGTGGATTATGag GTTGGTGTAAGTGATACTGGGGAAGTACAGTATTTGGAATATCACTTGTACTCAGACAATGGTTGCATTGTTGGTGACCCTATCCTGTTATTTGGTATCTCAGCGGTAAAGAATTGCTATGACAACAGAAGATGGTCTTATAAGTTATTCAACGTCACTACTGATACCGCTTCTAATACGTATGCCAGATCTCCAG GTGAACTTGAAGCAATAGCCATGACGGAGCATATAATGGAACGTATATCTTACGAACTGGATAGAGATCCTTTAGAAGTGCGTTTGAAGAATTTGAATCCACAATATTCAGATCTAGCTGAAATTGTTGCGATGTTAGTTGAAGAAAGTGAATATAATAAACGGAAAGAAGAAGTAAATGCTTTTAACAAATTGAATCGTTGGAAGAAACGAGGACTTCGTGTTGCTATGATGAGTTGGCCTGCTTCAACTGTGATGGACTTTCATGTTCAACTAACAGTGTACCACGGTGACGGTTCTGTAGTTATAAGACATGGGGGTATAGATATGGGTCAGGGTATTAACACGAAAGTAGCTCAAACAGTAGCTTACGTACTACAAATACCTTTACATAAAGTTAAGATTAAACCAACAGAAGTTTCTGCAACTCCTAATACCATTATCACTGGTGGAAGTCGAACAACACACGCTGTTTGCTTTGGTGTTACCAAATGTTGCCAACTTCTTCTAGACAGATTATCTACAGTCAGGGAGACATTGAATGATCCTACTTGGGAATTACTAATACAAACTGCATACTTACGTGGTATAAATCTACAAACAAGTTACAGAGTTACCCCCAATGATGAAGAAATTTTTAGAGTGCCAGGGGCAGTCGTAGTAGAAGTGGAACTTGATATATTAACAGGAGAACATGATATTTCAAGAGTAGATATCTTGCAAGATGCTGGATTTAGTATAAATCCAGAAATAGATATTGGACAG ATCGAGGGAGCATTTATGATGGCGACTGGATACTGGACATGTGAGCATTTGATTTACGACAAAAAGACCGGAGAGCTGCTCACTGATCGCGCGTGGAACTACCACGTGCCTCTCGCTAAAGACATACCCATTGACTTCAGAGTCAAACTCCGCCCAAATTCATTTAATCCCGTTGGTGTTCTGGGAGCTAGAA CAACAACAGAGCCGCCGATGTGTCTAGCGGTGAGCGTGGCGTTTGCTTTGAGAGCTGCTATAGTTTCATCGCGAGAAGAAACCGGATATCCTAGGACTGAATGGTTTCACCTTG ATGGACCATTTACTctggaaaaaaatgttttgaaagctgatgttaatttgaaagaatttt GCGGGTGTCGATGA